tttggtttgtttatttttttttatatctttatttagtaCTTTTGAAAGGAGGTTGAAAAGTATcagatttatacaaaaaaagttgtgttccaaattcaaatgaaaattatggtTCTTTGAAATAAAGAAGTGTTCTTTATAGCTACAGAAGAACTGGACAAATTGTATAATTTGAAGATAAACTGTAATACATGctatattaaaacaaagtttagtaaaataatttttctgttttcaggAATGTTGTGGAGGAGGAAGTTCAGGAAGATATGGATTTTATTAGTATCATACCGCTGGAAGttcttgaagaaatatttcaatatttaagttCCAAGGATCTGGCGAGTTGTGCAGCTGTATCATTAAGGTGGAGAGAAGCgacgaataataataaattatggaatAATTTATGCACTGATTTAATTGGGACTGGTTCACCATGTTTATCGGATACAGAATCtaatttccttaatttaaaatatcagtttggtATACCAGGTAATGAACCAAGGTTAATACCTATATGTGAATCGAAATTACATTAttgtcaacaaaaatttttatcttataactgGCGTAGAGGACGTTATGTTACTCATTGGTtcggtaaaaatattaaagtacctGAATCATTAACATTTGCATCGACAGATTcaaatgaaagattattttatcCGATAACAGAAGTAAAAAATCACGGTAGTGCATTTTGTGTTATGAGAGTAGATGGAAAACCAACAAAAGTATGTGAATTAGAACATTCGTTAAATCAATTTATCAATGTTGTATGTGTTGATGAATTTGCGATCGCTTATGTATatgataataaagttaaattggCTACATGCATTGATGGTTTTCGATTTAGGGTTACACAAGAACTTGATATAATACCTGttgaatatgaattaattaaacgaaataCTAGAGTCGTGGTGCAGTCTTGCATTAAAgatcattatttcattaaaatgaattcagATTTTATAATCGCTGgtgaatcattttatattaatatttggtgtCGAAAAACCGGTGAAAAAAAGGGATTTGTTACATCCCCTATAGTAAACGCttctttttcatctattttattgtataaaggttttatttatatcGCTAcagcaaataatgaaaataaaacttatgcgatatttgagtatgatattctcgataataaattaaatcaaatagatAATGtacagaattttgttaaaaagtttatcgTCAATGATGGTTACTTATTGGTTATTATGAATTTAGATGTTAACAGAAATGATATTGTCGTATATgatcgtaaaaatattaaaagactaTGGTCTATTTCGCAGGATACTAGTGAAAATTGGGCTGTAGTCGAACCTCaagtactacttttaaaaaatcttattttttatttagaaggaTATTCGATTAAAATTATTGGGATCAATGATCCTAATGTTAAAAGTGAATTTCAGGTTACTAGTACAGTTTTTTCTATGTCTAATGTTCGGcagaa
Above is a genomic segment from Lycorma delicatula isolate Av1 chromosome 12, ASM4794821v1, whole genome shotgun sequence containing:
- the LOC142333211 gene encoding uncharacterized protein LOC142333211 isoform X1 — protein: MPTRGSLYRRVHRQKKKPKNVVEEEVQEDMDFISIIPLEVLEEIFQYLSSKDLASCAAVSLRWREATNNNKLWNNLCTDLIGTGSPCLSDTESNFLNLKYQFGIPGNEPRLIPICESKLHYCQQKFLSYNWRRGRYVTHWFGKNIKVPESLTFASTDSNERLFYPITEVKNHGSAFCVMRVDGKPTKVCELEHSLNQFINVVCVDEFAIAYVYDNKVKLATCIDGFRFRVTQELDIIPVEYELIKRNTRVVVQSCIKDHYFIKMNSDFIIAGESFYINIWCRKTGEKKGFVTSPIVNASFSSILLYKGFIYIATANNENKTYAIFEYDILDNKLNQIDNVQNFVKKFIVNDGYLLVIMNLDVNRNDIVVYDRKNIKRLWSISQDTSENWAVVEPQVLLLKNLIFYLEGYSIKIIGINDPNVKSEFQVTSTVFSMSNVRQNLLIIKTRSEVEIWDWEKGIKLYTPCVECDDASKVFHDSVRLTLFYEGLGEVRIVGFW
- the LOC142333211 gene encoding uncharacterized protein LOC142333211 isoform X2, whose product is MNVVEEEVQEDMDFISIIPLEVLEEIFQYLSSKDLASCAAVSLRWREATNNNKLWNNLCTDLIGTGSPCLSDTESNFLNLKYQFGIPGNEPRLIPICESKLHYCQQKFLSYNWRRGRYVTHWFGKNIKVPESLTFASTDSNERLFYPITEVKNHGSAFCVMRVDGKPTKVCELEHSLNQFINVVCVDEFAIAYVYDNKVKLATCIDGFRFRVTQELDIIPVEYELIKRNTRVVVQSCIKDHYFIKMNSDFIIAGESFYINIWCRKTGEKKGFVTSPIVNASFSSILLYKGFIYIATANNENKTYAIFEYDILDNKLNQIDNVQNFVKKFIVNDGYLLVIMNLDVNRNDIVVYDRKNIKRLWSISQDTSENWAVVEPQVLLLKNLIFYLEGYSIKIIGINDPNVKSEFQVTSTVFSMSNVRQNLLIIKTRSEVEIWDWEKGIKLYTPCVECDDASKVFHDSVRLTLFYEGLGEVRIVGFW